A segment of the Pelecanus crispus isolate bPelCri1 chromosome Z, bPelCri1.pri, whole genome shotgun sequence genome:
CAGTTTTTGATTTATTTGAGACATCAAGGACTTGAGCTTCAGAGAGCcctgaaaacaaagctgcttaCAAATACCTCCAGTTGAGAAGCCAGATAAAACAGGCCCAGAACTGTTAgtcaattttgaaaatgtaggctttgaaatttgttttattaatttcagtCCTGGTTGTTTATGTTAGTCTGGGGCTGTAGTAAGGGAGTCCTGTTGTAAACAATGTTAAGcatgaaaatacacttttttaaaattgttgtttCTAGCCTGAAGAATTTGCAGAACAGCCAGAAGATCCACTACCACcacctccgccgccgccgccaccaccaccaccaccaccaccaccaccagcagctccagtaCTACCGCCATCTCCATCAACTCCTTCTTTTCATTTGTCTCAAATAGATGCCAGATTTGTAGATCCAAGTATTGGATTATTGATGCCTCCTCTCCAGACCCCTAGCAATCTTGCTGTTTTTTGTGATCACAACTATACCGTAGAGGATACAGTTCATCAGCGAAAAAGAATTCAGCAGCTGGAGGAACAAGTTGAAAAACTGCGGAAGAAGCTCAAGACAGCACAACAGCGATGCCGGCGTCAGGAAAGACAAATTGAAAAACTGAGAGAGATTGttcagtttcagaaagaaaaagacatattGGCAGGAAAAGGCTATGTGATTCTGCCCAATGACTATTTTGAAGTTGTAGAAGTACCTGCCTAGAAGTCATGAACATCAGTTTTCACTTTGCTAGGCCAagaaatttagtttaaaaactaaATGCCCTCTAATTCTGTATGTAAGACTCTCCAGAATTCTAAAACAGTAAATAAGCAGTCATACAAATGagatcacatttttttcttcattgtcatTTCAGTTTGATAGACTTTTAATATATTGAAAATGCAAGCATCTCAGAACTAGAATATGCATTTAGTTTACAAAATCTGAATTGctttacagaaggaaaagatgcaaggttgaacacatttaaaatctgggtttttttgttgttgtttttttgttttgttttgttttttacagtgGCTGTCTTATGCTTACAGGGGATGGGGAACTGGATCTGGCTGAGAGTGAAGTTGAGGTTGTTGTAC
Coding sequences within it:
- the THAP1 gene encoding THAP domain-containing protein 1 isoform X1, with protein sequence MVQSCSAYRCRNRYDKEKPISFHKFPLTRPDLCKKWEAAVKRKNFKPTKYSSICSEHFTPDCFKRECNNKLLKENAVPTIFCYTEPSEKPEEFAEQPEDPLPPPPPPPPPPPPPPPPPAAPVLPPSPSTPSFHLSQIDARFVDPSIGLLMPPLQTPSNLAVFCDHNYTVEDTVHQRKRIQQLEEQVEKLRKKLKTAQQRCRRQERQIEKLREIVQFQKEKDILAGKGYVILPNDYFEVVEVPA
- the THAP1 gene encoding THAP domain-containing protein 1 isoform X2, with the translated sequence MVQSCSAYRCRNRYDKEKPISFHKFPLTRPDLCKKWEAAVKRKNFKPTKYSSICSEHFTPDCFKRECNNKLLKENAVPTIFCYTEPSEKSGAVVRESSAPVLPPSPSTPSFHLSQIDARFVDPSIGLLMPPLQTPSNLAVFCDHNYTVEDTVHQRKRIQQLEEQVEKLRKKLKTAQQRCRRQERQIEKLREIVQFQKEKDILAGKGYVILPNDYFEVVEVPA